From a single Parambassis ranga chromosome 2, fParRan2.1, whole genome shotgun sequence genomic region:
- the bin1b gene encoding myc box-dependent-interacting protein 1b isoform X1, which produces MAEPGKGVTAGKLAINVQKRLTRAQEKVLQKLGKADETRDAAFEEMVAKFNKQMTEGTKLQKDLRAYLTAVKTLHDASRRLQDCLADMYEPDWFGKEEMDSLVEDTDTLWLDYHQNLTDKSLLPMDTYLAQFPDIKARMAKRDRKMVDFDSARHHFSSLQKGKKKDEAKIAKAEEELGRAQKIFEELNVELQDELPVLWDSRVGIYVNTFQSLAGHQEKFHNEMSKLSQNLNDIMTKLEEQRELKKDATAASKTGDGAKSEEANHSESASSAPKVQSPVTNGSDGDLPPGFLYKVKAVHEYAATDNDELELTIGDMVLVLAFDNPDEQDDGWLLGLKESHWLQNKDISAKGVFPENFTQKV; this is translated from the exons ATGGCCGAGCCAGGGAAAGGGGTCACCGCCGGGAAACTGGCCATCAACGTGCAGAAAAGGCTGACCCGGGCGCAGGAGAAG GTCTTGCAGAAGCTGGGAAAAGCAGATGAGACCCGTGACGCCGCCTTTGAAGAAATGGTGGCCAAATTCAACAAGCAGATG ACAGAGGGCACCAAACTGCAGAAAGACCTGAGAGCCTACCTGACAGCAGTGAAAA cgcTGCACGACGCGTCGCGGCGGCTGCAGGACTGTCTGGCTGACATGTACGAACCCGACTGGTTCGGCAAAGAGGAGATGGACTCACTGGTGGAG GACACAGACACCCTGTGGTTAGACTACCACCAGAACCTCACGGACAAATCCCTGCTCCCCATGGACACGTACCTGGCTCAGTTTCCTGAtatcaag GCTCGCATGGCCAAGCGGGACAGGAAGATGGTGGACTTTGACAGCGCCCGGCATCACTTCTCCTCCTtacagaaaggaaagaagaaggaCGAGGCCAAGATCGCCAAG gcggaggaggagctggGCCGAGCTCAGAAGATTTTCGAGGAGCTGAACGTGGAGCTACAAGACGAGCTTCCGGTTCTGTGGgacag tcgtGTTGGCATCTATGTCAACACATTCCAGAGCCTGGCAGGTCATCAGGAGAAGTTCCACAACGAGATGAGCAAA CTCAGCCAAAACCTGAACGACATCATGACCAAACTGGAGGAGCAGCGGGAGCTCAA AAAAGATGCCACTGCAGCCTCAAAGACAGGAGACGGTGCAAAGAG tgAGGAAGCCAACCACAGCGAATCCGCCAGCTCGGCACCGAAG GTGCAGAGTCCGGTGACCAACGGCTCGGACGGCGACCTGCCTCCAGGATTCCTCTACAAG GTGAAAGCCGTACACGAGTACGCCGCCACCGACAACGACGAGCTGGAGCTGACTATCGGAGACATGGTGCTGGTTTTGGCCTTTGACAACCCAGACGAGCAG gATGACGGCTGGCTCCTGGGCCTGAAGGAGTCTCACTGGCTGCAGAACAAGGACATTTCAGCCAAAGGCGTTTTCCCCGAGAACTTCACCCAGAAGGTTTGA
- the bin1b gene encoding myc box-dependent-interacting protein 1b isoform X2 translates to MAEPGKGVTAGKLAINVQKRLTRAQEKVLQKLGKADETRDAAFEEMVAKFNKQMTEGTKLQKDLRAYLTAVKTLHDASRRLQDCLADMYEPDWFGKEEMDSLVEDTDTLWLDYHQNLTDKSLLPMDTYLAQFPDIKARMAKRDRKMVDFDSARHHFSSLQKGKKKDEAKIAKAEEELGRAQKIFEELNVELQDELPVLWDSRVGIYVNTFQSLAGHQEKFHNEMSKLSQNLNDIMTKLEEQRELKKDATAASKTGDGAKSEEANHSESASSAPKRLGPPPSRPPPRLTPSPDQDPGPDQDEDQQHSGLSEDEGSSMAPQAPSWGDSWQEQADTGQAAQPGEDQSSEEARGGWDYEDSSAQSYTQPSWDDTEAREGWSSDAGFAAQAYSEPGWDEDGADVAQGGWGDDDGVQVQSPVTNGSDGDLPPGFLYKVKAVHEYAATDNDELELTIGDMVLVLAFDNPDEQDDGWLLGLKESHWLQNKDISAKGVFPENFTQKV, encoded by the exons ATGGCCGAGCCAGGGAAAGGGGTCACCGCCGGGAAACTGGCCATCAACGTGCAGAAAAGGCTGACCCGGGCGCAGGAGAAG GTCTTGCAGAAGCTGGGAAAAGCAGATGAGACCCGTGACGCCGCCTTTGAAGAAATGGTGGCCAAATTCAACAAGCAGATG ACAGAGGGCACCAAACTGCAGAAAGACCTGAGAGCCTACCTGACAGCAGTGAAAA cgcTGCACGACGCGTCGCGGCGGCTGCAGGACTGTCTGGCTGACATGTACGAACCCGACTGGTTCGGCAAAGAGGAGATGGACTCACTGGTGGAG GACACAGACACCCTGTGGTTAGACTACCACCAGAACCTCACGGACAAATCCCTGCTCCCCATGGACACGTACCTGGCTCAGTTTCCTGAtatcaag GCTCGCATGGCCAAGCGGGACAGGAAGATGGTGGACTTTGACAGCGCCCGGCATCACTTCTCCTCCTtacagaaaggaaagaagaaggaCGAGGCCAAGATCGCCAAG gcggaggaggagctggGCCGAGCTCAGAAGATTTTCGAGGAGCTGAACGTGGAGCTACAAGACGAGCTTCCGGTTCTGTGGgacag tcgtGTTGGCATCTATGTCAACACATTCCAGAGCCTGGCAGGTCATCAGGAGAAGTTCCACAACGAGATGAGCAAA CTCAGCCAAAACCTGAACGACATCATGACCAAACTGGAGGAGCAGCGGGAGCTCAA AAAAGATGCCACTGCAGCCTCAAAGACAGGAGACGGTGCAAAGAG tgAGGAAGCCAACCACAGCGAATCCGCCAGCTCGGCACCGAAG AGACTCGGTCCTCCACCCAGTCGGCCCCCGCCTAGACTGACGCCGTCCCCGGACCAGGACCCGGGCCCGGACCAGGATGAGGACCAGCAGCACAGTGGGCTGTCGGAGGACGAAGGCTCGAGCATGGCGCCGCAG GCGCCATCTTGGGGCGACTCCTGG CAAGAACAGGCGGACACAGGGCAGGCGGCGCAGCCCGGTGAGGACCAGTCCTCAGAAGAAGCTCGGGGTGGCTGGGACTATGAGGACAGCAGCGCTCAGAGCTACACGCAGCCCAGCTGGGACGACACAGAGGCCCGGGAGGGCTGGAGCAGCGACGCAGGCTTCGCCGCTCAGGCGTACAGTGAGCCCGGCTGGGATGAGGACGGTGCCGACGTGGCACAGGGAGGCTGGGGCGATGATGACGGGGTGCAG GTGCAGAGTCCGGTGACCAACGGCTCGGACGGCGACCTGCCTCCAGGATTCCTCTACAAG GTGAAAGCCGTACACGAGTACGCCGCCACCGACAACGACGAGCTGGAGCTGACTATCGGAGACATGGTGCTGGTTTTGGCCTTTGACAACCCAGACGAGCAG gATGACGGCTGGCTCCTGGGCCTGAAGGAGTCTCACTGGCTGCAGAACAAGGACATTTCAGCCAAAGGCGTTTTCCCCGAGAACTTCACCCAGAAGGTTTGA
- the LOC114431746 gene encoding tubulin alpha-4 chain-like → MKLSNWQIRISCFITRRRGGGGGGGGGISILTGFVSSASDTLSVLSEKHFGFRPPLLPSTEDSLTSDRRRKTIQNDEIRTGTYRQLFHPEQLITGKEDAANNYARGHYTVGKEIIDLVLDRIRKLADQCTGLQGFLIFHSFGGGTGSRFICRYM, encoded by the exons ATGAAGCTTAGTAATTGGCAAATTAGGATCAGCTGTTTTATCACCAG gagaagaggaggaggaggaggaggaggaggaggaatatcGATCCTAACTGGGTTTGTTTCCAGTGCTTCAGACACACTCAGTGTGCTGTCAGAGAAACACTTTGGTTTCCGCCCTCCACTGTTGCCTTCAACTGAAGATTCTTTGACATCGGACCGAAGAAGGAAAACTATTCAAAATG ATGAAATCCGTACAGGAACCTACCGTCAGCTCTTCCACCCTGAGCAGCTCATCACTGGAAAGGAGGATGCAGCCAACAACTACGCCCGTGGTCACTACACCGTCGGCAAGGAGATCATCGACCTGGTTCTAGACAGAATCCGTAAACTG GCTGACCAGTGCACCGGGCTCCAGGGTTTCCTCATCTTCCACTCCTTTGGAGGAGGAACCGGCTCCAGGTTCATATGTAGATACATGTAG
- the LOC114432081 gene encoding tubulin alpha-1A chain-like produces MRECISVHVGQAGAQIGNACWELYCLEHGIQPDGQMPSDKTIGGGDDSFNTFFSETGAGKHVPRAVFVDLEPTVIDLLVRTSVYLITDEVRTGTYRQLFHPEQLITGKEDAANNYARGHYTIGKEIIDLVLDRIRKLADQCTGLQGFLIFHSFGGGTGSGFTSLLMERLSVDYGKKSKLEFAVYPAPQVSTAVVEPYNSILTTHTTLEHSDCAFMVDNEAIYDICRRNLDIERPTYTNLNRLIGQIVSSITASLRFDGALNVDLTEFQTNLVPYPRIHFPLATYAPVISAEKAYHEQLSVAEITNACFEPANQMVKCDPRHGKYMACCLLYRGDVVPKDVNSAIATIKTKRTIQFVDWCPTGFKVGINYQPPTVVPGGDLAKVQRAVCMLSNTTAIAEAWARLDHKFDLMYAKRAFVHWYVGEGMEEGEFSEAREDMAALEKDYEEVGTDSLGDEGEEEGEEY; encoded by the exons ATG cgTGAGTGCATCTCTGTCCACGTTGGCCAAGCTGGAGCTCAGATAGGCAATGCATGCTGGGAGCTCTACTGTCTGGAGCACGGCATCCAGCCGGACGGTCAGATGCCCAGTGACAAGACCATCGGAGGAGGAGACGACTCCTTCAACACCTTCTTCAGTGAGACTGGAGCTGGAAAGCATGTCCCCAGAGCGGTCTTTGTGGACCTGGAGCCCACTGTCATCG ACCTGCTGGTTAGAACATCAGTGTATCTGATTACAGATGAGGTCCGTACAGGAACCTACCGTCAGCTCTTCCACCCTGAGCAGCTCATCACCGGAAAGGAGGATGCAGCCAACAACTACGCCCGTGGTCACTACACCATCGGCAAGGAGATCATCGACCTGGTTCTAGACAGAATCCGTAAACTG GCTGACCAGTGCACCGGGCTCCAGGGTTTCCTCATCTTCCACTCCTTTGGAGGAGGAACCGGCTCCGGGTTCACCTCTCTGCTCATGGAGCGCCTCTCCGTTGACTACGGCAAGAAGTCCAAGCTGGAGTTTGCAGTTTATCCAGCTCCTCAGGTGTCCACTGCTGTGGTGGAGCCCTACAACTCCATCCTGACCACCCACACCACCCTGGAGCACTCGGACTGTGCCTTCATGGTGGACAACGAGGCCATCTACGACATCTGCCGCAGGAACCTGGACATCGAGCGCCCCACCTACACCAACCTCAACAGGCTGATCGGACAGATCgtctcctccatcactgcctccCTGCGCTTTGATGGCGCCCTGAATGTGGACCTGACGGAGTTCCAGACCAACCTGGTGCCCTACCCTCGTATCCACTTCCCCCTGGCCACCTACGCTCCAGTTATCTCAGCTGAGAAGGCTTACCACGAGCAGCTCTCCGTGGCAGAGATCACCAACGCCTGCTTCgagccagccaatcagatggtGAAATGCGACCCTCGCCACGGCAAGTACAtggcctgctgcctgctgtacCGTGGCGACGTCGTCCCCAAAGATGTCAACTCTGCCATCGCCACCATCAAAACCAAGCGCACCATCcagtttgtggactggtgtcctACAGGCTTCAAGGTGGGCATCAACTACCAGCCTCCCACCGTGGTTCCCGGAGGAGACCTGGCCAAGGTGCAGAGGGCCGTCTGCATGCTGAGCAACACCACCGCCATCGCCGAGGCCTGGGCCCGACTGGACCACAAGTTTGACCTGATGTACGCCAAGAGGGCCTTCGTCCACTGGTACGTTGGAgaggggatggaggagggagagttcTCAGAGGCCAGAGAGGACATGGCTGCCCTGGAGAAGGATTACGAGGAGGTGGGAACCGACAGCCTcggggatgaaggagaggaggagggagaggaataTTGA